The stretch of DNA GTCCCCCCGCGAGCGCCAGCACCAGGCTCTCGGTCAGCAGTTGGCCGATCAGGCGGCCTCGGCCCGCGCCAAGCGCGGTGCGCAGCGCCAACTCGCGTTTACGGGCCGCGCCGCGTGCCATCAACAGGCCGGCCACATTGGCGCAGGCGATGAGCAGGACGAAGCCAACCGCCCCGAATAGCACGAACAACGCCGAGCGGACGCCCGCGATCAGGTTCTCGGCGAGCGGCACCGCGTTGAACGTCTGCCCGGCATTCGTCTCCGGATACTCCTTCTCGAGCCGGGCCGCAATGGCCTTGATCTCGTCGCGCGCGTCGCCCAGCGTGGCTGTGGCCGCGATCCGGGCGATGCCGGTGAAGTAGTTCACGGCCCGCACGCTCAACGGATCCGTGCCAGGCTCTGCTGGAACCGGTGACACCGGCACGATCAGCGGCGACAGCGTCCACACGTCGGCCCGCTGCGGATGGCGCACGGCGGTGGCCACGACGCCGATGATCTCGGTGGGATTGCCGTTGAGGCGGATCTTCGTGCCGACGATGTTCGGGTCGGCCCCGAACTGCTGGCGCCAGATGGTTTCCCCGATCACCGCGACGGTGGCACCCGGCTGGTCGGTGTTCGCGTGATAGGTCCGGCCGAGCAGTGGCGTCGCGCCCAGCACGTCGAAAAACGCCGCCGTGGTCTGCATGCCGGCCACGCGGATCGGCTCGCCGCGGCCGGTCAGGTCGAGAATGTCCTGGCGATAGCCGGCAATGTGCGAAAACCTGGTCTGGCCGCGAACGAGGTCGAGGTAATCGGCGGCCGAGTAGGCGCCATCGAGCCGGTCGTCCTGTGCGCGAGTCAGCCTGACGATGCGATCGGAATCCGGGTAGGGAAGGGGACGGAGCACCACGCCGTCAACGACCGAGAAGATCGCCGTCGTGCCGCCGATGCCGAGGGCGAGGGTCAGCAGCGCGACGAGCGTGAAGCCCGGCGCGCGGATGAAGGAGCGGAGGGCGTACCGAATGTCCTGGCTCAGCACGCCCACCGTTGCCTCCGTTCGTTAGACCGCGGTCCCGACGTTCTCTTCGACGACGCGGCCGTCGAAGAGGTGAATGCCGCGGTCGGCGTGCGCCGCGTAGCGCGGATCGTGCGTCACCATGCAGATCGTGGCACCGCCACGGTGCAGCTCACGCAACAGATCCATGACCGCTTCGCCGTTCTTGGAATCGAGGTTGCCGGTCGGTTCGTCCGCCAGCAGGATGGACGGCTGCCCGCCGACGGCGCGGGCCACGGCGACGCGCTGCTGCTGACCGCCCGAGAGCTGCGAGGGCAGGTGCTTGGCGCGGTGGGCCATGCCGACGCGTTCGAGCGCGGCGTTGGCGCGCTCGCGGCGTTCGGCCGTCTTCATGCCGCGATAGATGAGCGGCAGTTCGACGTTCTCGAACACGGTGAGGTCGCCGATCAGGTTGAAGCTCTGGAAGATGAACCCGATCTCGCGGTTGCGCACGCGGGCGCGCTCCGACAACGAGAGGTTGGCCACTTCGTTGCCGTTCAGCGTGTAGGTGCCCTCGGTCGCGGTGTCGAGCAGGCCGAGAATGGCGAGCAGCGTTGACTTGCCGCAGCCCGAGGGGCCGGCGATGGCGACGTATTCCCCCTGCTGAATCTCCAGGTGGATGCCGGCCAGGGCGTGGGTCTCGACCTCGTCGGTGTAGAACACCTTCTTGATGCCGTTGAGGCGAATCAGGGGCTGCGCGGAAGCGTTCATCAGGAGACTCCTTAAAGTAGCGAAACCACTTACCTCAACCGAATGCGATCGAACTGATCCCAGGCCGACATGTCGGACAGGACGACTTCATCGCCTTCCGCCAGGCCGCCGAGGATTTCGATGGTGTTCACCGAGCTGCGGCCAAGCTGGACCTGCGAGCGGCTGGCTTCGCCGGTCGCCTTGTCGAGCCTGAACAGGCCCACCGTGCTCTGTTCCTGCCCGAACGCCGGGCGCCCAACATACAAGACGTTATCCAGGCGCTCCAGTTCAATCGTGCCGTCCACGCTCAGGTCCGGCCGCGCGCCGCGGGGCAGGGGCCCTTCGAGCGCCACGTCCACCGTGACCGTGCCGTTGGTGGCCGCCGGGTCGATGCGGATGACACGGCCGGGGATGATGCCGTTGCGCGTGTCGACCTGCGCCACCTGCCCGATGGTCAGATCCTTGGCCTGGGTCTCCGCAATGCGGAGTTCGGCCTTGAGGCGGGTGGGGTCGGCGACGCGCACCAGGTTGGTGCCCGGCGCGACCTGCTGGCCCACCTCCACCGGAACCTGCTCGAGCACGCCCGTCATGCCGGCGCGCACGCGCAGCTGGTCCACCTGCTGGCGCCGCAGGGCATAGAGGGAGCGGAGCTGGTCGATGCGGGCCTGTTGCGCCTGCAGCCGGGCCATCACGCTGGCCGCGTTCACCTTCAACCGTTCCTTCTCGATCTTGTCGCGCGTCGCCAGCGACTCGGCGCGCACGGTGGACTGCTTGAGCAGCAGGTTCGACACCAGGCCGTCCTTGGCGAGGCCTTCGTTCACCTCTTTTTCGAGCCGGGCGTTTTCGTAGTCGGCTTCGACAATCGCGGCGGCCGAACGCTGGTTGAGGTTTT from Vicinamibacterales bacterium encodes:
- a CDS encoding ABC transporter ATP-binding protein, with product MNASAQPLIRLNGIKKVFYTDEVETHALAGIHLEIQQGEYVAIAGPSGCGKSTLLAILGLLDTATEGTYTLNGNEVANLSLSERARVRNREIGFIFQSFNLIGDLTVFENVELPLIYRGMKTAERRERANAALERVGMAHRAKHLPSQLSGGQQQRVAVARAVGGQPSILLADEPTGNLDSKNGEAVMDLLRELHRGGATICMVTHDPRYAAHADRGIHLFDGRVVEENVGTAV
- a CDS encoding HlyD family efflux transporter periplasmic adaptor subunit; amino-acid sequence: MDIQRPASVAQAKKRKQIMFGVVGVLVIGLVSVVLARLKPAAPTVERATVWVDTVKRGPMLRQVRGLGTLVPVDEARRWVPASTQGRVERIVLRPGVQVTPDTIVLELSDPQAQQALSDAEQQLRATEADYGSLKAQLDTENLNQRSAAAIVEADYENARLEKEVNEGLAKDGLVSNLLLKQSTVRAESLATRDKIEKERLKVNAASVMARLQAQQARIDQLRSLYALRRQQVDQLRVRAGMTGVLEQVPVEVGQQVAPGTNLVRVADPTRLKAELRIAETQAKDLTIGQVAQVDTRNGIIPGRVIRIDPAATNGTVTVDVALEGPLPRGARPDLSVDGTIELERLDNVLYVGRPAFGQEQSTVGLFRLDKATGEASRSQVQLGRSSVNTIEILGGLAEGDEVVLSDMSAWDQFDRIRLR